One region of Oncorhynchus mykiss isolate Arlee chromosome 8, USDA_OmykA_1.1, whole genome shotgun sequence genomic DNA includes:
- the LOC110530389 gene encoding collagen alpha-1(XV) chain isoform X3, with product MALLRLYSLLLLMAPVHGQWWSAFLGRAQEMTTQPLTTIPTTTQVLWTTEGTEVGQVGTQTEVFTTAPVQSTPLQSIQEPAGDGTTEIKPKAKKISLKMWKSRDRGSTGHLDLTELIGVPLPPSVSFITGYEGFPAYGFGPDANIGRLTKTFMPDPFFRDFAIIVTIRPSSKQGGVLFAITDAQQKVVQLGLALTPVEDETQRIQLYYTEGGEESSHSQQVASFKLPDMRNKWTRFTLSVQDQEVRLYMDCDDFQAETFHRSSRQLSFEPSSGIFVGNAGGTGLEKFVGSIQQLVIKPDPRAAVEQCEEDDPYASGDGSGDDTLHDRETDDKLMNMERKKETAQPEDMLSVPVRAPPTESPELELDEYTVHLTPTNKAHQEMLLEGGEGPHQTEEPGERSGDGRPLSYGQKGERGEPGPMGPAGPRGPPGPSNPSEDRSGHGHLGPRGPQGPSGAPGVPGKDGQPGSKGEDGDPGQRGPYGFPGLAGEVGVKGDKGDTGVGLPGPPGPPGPLKSHSVPYGEDALGSGFGDLDDTEFIRGSPGPPGPPGQPGPPGPTRFFEASEGSFPGQPGSPGPPGRDGLVGKPGPPVIEDWFSGSGSGSAFGSEFGSGLFGSGLGSGEGPTGLDGDAGLTGPTGLKGEQGLAGPNGPMGVSGDPGLTGATGPMGPEGKTGDPGPRGLPGPPGPPGGGFFVEDVEGSGKNDMVLGTELKGPQGPPGLPGPAGPKGEDGKDGAPGLSVKGEPGASGPEGLQGLAGLPGARGLKGDKGDPGPKGECGPDGHNVPGPPGPPGPPGPIINLQELLLNNTEGMFNITEIRGPPGPMGPRGPKGDSGLPGFQGPPGMKGAKGEAGVTIAADGTVLTSVRGPRGPKGIKGERGFPGAYGVMGPIGPTGQKGEYGFPGRPGRPGMAGKKGDQGDAIGQPGLPGPPGPPGPPGPVTGLNGTVFPVRPRPFCKTPVNGSKGSSQGGRRRNGGAKGEKGDVGLPGMPGEPDDILPEGFVGEKGDMGYEGMKGDQGEPGLPGPPGLPGRSGLVGPKGESVIGTVGHPGAPGEPGVLGIGRPGSRGPPGPAGPPGPPPVYGSAVSIPGPPGPPGPPGITGYENPVSTYRNTNSLIRESHRAAEGSMAYVSDKGELYVRTRDGWRKVQLGELILVPAESPSSAVSQALSRPGDRTIPHRPHSQELVGTSYVPNYNVLPHTVHSVPALHLVALNAPFSGDMRGIRGADFQCYQQARAMGLTATYRAFLSSHLQDLATIVKKGDRYNMPVINLKGEVIYSSWMNIFSGNGGVFDPSIPIYSFEGRNVMTDPTWPQKLVWHGSSTVGIRMTTNYCEAWRAGDMAVTGQASLLQTGRLLGQHTRSCSNHFIVLCIENSYIDHRRSN from the exons ATGGCTCTCCTGCGTCTTTACAGTCTGCTGCTGCTCATGGCTCCTGTTCATGGCCAGTGGTGGAGTGCTTTCCTGGGGAGAGCACAGGAGATGACCACACAGCCCCTCACCACCATCCCCACAACCACCCAGGTATTGTGGACCACAGAAGGGACAGAGGTGGGCCAGGTGGGGACTCAGACGGAGGTCTTCACCACTGCACCTGTTCAGAGTACCCCGCTACAGAGCATACAGGAGCCTGCTGGTGATGGAACCACAGAGATCAAGCCCAAGGCTAAGAAAATATCTCTGAAAATGTGGAAGAGTCGTG ACCGTGGCTCTACGGGACACCTAGACCTGACCGAGTTGATCGGAGTGccactccctccatctgtctccttcaTCACCGGCTATGAGGGCTTCCCGGCCTACGGCTTCGGGCCTGACGCCAACATCGGACGTCTCACCAAGACCTTCATGCCCGATCCTTTCTTCAGGGACTTTGCCATCATTGTCACCATCAGGCCCAGCAGCAAACAGGGAGGGGTGCTGTTCGCCATCACTGATGCCCAGCAGAAGGTGGTGCAGCTGGGGTTGGCACTGACGCCCGTGGAGGACGAGACCCAGAGGATTCAGCTGTACTACACCGAGGGGGGCGAGGAGTCCTCACACAGCCAACAGGTGGCGTCCTTCAAGTTGCCTGATATGAGGAATAAGTGGACGCGCTTCACTCTGTCGGTGCAGGACCAGGAGGTACGCCTCTATATGGACTGTGATGACTTCCAAGCAGAGACCTTCCACAGGAGCAGCCGCCAGCTCAGCTTTGAACCCAGCTCAGGCATCTTTGTGGGCAATGCTGGAGGAACTGGCCTGGAGAAGTTTGTG GGCTCTATCCAGCAGCTGGTGATCAAGCCGGACcccagggctgcagtggagcagtgTGAAGAGGATGATCCCTAT GCTTCTGGGGATGGGAGTGGGGATGACACGTTGCATGACCGTGAAACAGATGACAAGTTGATGAACATGGAACGAAAAAAGGAAACAGCACAG CCAGAGGACATGCTAAGCGTGCCAGTGCGAGCTCCACCCACAGAGTCTCCAGAGTTGGAGCTAGATGAGTACACTGTTCACCTGACCCCCACAAACAAAGCACATCAGGAGATGCTGCTCGAAGGTGGGGAAG GACCCCACCAAACAGAGGAGCCAGGGGAGAGGTCAGGGGAT GGCAGGCCTCTTAGCTACGGACAGAAAGGAGAGCGAGGAGAGCCTGGGCCTATGGGTCCTGCTGGCCCCCGTGGCCCCCCTGGCCCTTCCAATCCCTCTGAGGATAGGTCTGGACACGGCCACCTAGGACCAAGGGGCCCTCAGGGGCCTTCAGGGGCCCCTGGGGTGCCAGGGAAGGACGGACAGCCT GGAAGCAAGGGTGAAGATGGAGACCCA GGACAAAGAGGACCTTATGGATTCCCAGGGTTGGCAGGAGAGGTTGGAGTCAAAGGAGATAAG GGGGACACAGGAGTAGGCTTACCGGGGCCTCCAGGCCCTCCCGGACCACTCAAATCTCACAGTGTACCG TATGGAGAAGATGCACTCGGCTCTGGCTTTGGGGACCTTGACGATACAGAATTTATCAGA GGTTCCCCTGGTCCTCCCGGCCCTCCAGGTCAACCTGGCCCGCCTGGTCCCACCCGTTTCTTCGAAGCCTCCGAGGGCTCATTCCCTGGACAACCAGGTTCTCCAGGGCCACCTGGCAGAGACGGCCTTGTTGGGAAACCTGGACCACCG GTGATTGAGGATTGGTTTAGTGGTTCTGGTTCGGGCTCTGCATTTGGCTCTGAGTTTGGCTCAGGGTTGTTCGGCTCTGGGCTTGGGTCTGGCGAG GGTCCTACTGGTCTGGATGGGGATGCTGGGTTGACAGGGCCTACAGGTCTGAAG GGTGAACAAGGACTAGCTGGACCAAACGGACCAATG GGTGTATCAGGTGACCCAGGGCTGACAGGAGCTACAGGACCAATGGGACCAGAGGGGAAGACGGGCGACCCTGGACCTCGGGGGCTGCCTGGCCCCCCCGGACCCCCAGGAGGAGGATTTTTTGTCGAG GATGTGGAGGGGTCTGGGAAGAATGACATGGTCCTTGGCACAGAACTCAAAGGCCCTCAG GGACCTCCTGGTCTCCCTGGCCCTGCAGGACCAAAG GGTGAAGATGGGAAGGATGGGGCTCCTGGGTTGTCAGTGAAG GGTGAGCCTGGTGCTTCTGGACCTGAGGGACTCCAAGGGCTAGCTGGGTTACCAGGCGCCAGG GGATTGAAAGGAGACAAAGGTGATCCAGGACCAAAG GGGGAGTGTGGTCCTGATGGACACAATGTACCTGGTCCTCCTGGTCCTCCCGGCCCTCCAGGACCAATTATCAATCTGCAGGAG CTCCTCCTGAACAATACAGAGGGCATGTTTAACATCACTGAGATACGTGGGCCCCCTGGCCCAATG GGCCCAAGAGGACCAAAGGGTGACAGTGGGCTTCCTGGTTTTCAAGGTCCACCAGGAATGAAG GGTGCGAAAGGGGAAGCTGGTGTCACTATCGCTGCCGATGGAACTGTGTTGACAAGTGTCAGGGGGCCTCGGGGACCAAAAGGAATCAAG GGTGAGCGTGGCTTCCCTGGAGCTTATGGTGTCATG GGACCAATTGGACCAACTGGACAAAAGGGAGAATACGGGTTCCCTGGTCGACCG GGGCGACCTGGAATGGCAGGGAAGAAGGGAGACCAGGGAGATGCCATTGGTCAACCA GGACTTCCTGGTCCTCCTGGCCCTCCCGGACCCCCAGGACCAGTAACAGGGCTCAATGGA ACAGTTTTTCCGGTCCGTCCCAGACCGTTCTGCAAAACACCA GTTAATGGCAGCAAAGGGTCGTCACAAG GTGGCAGGAGAAGAAACGGAGGTGCTAAAGGGGAAAAGGGAGATGTTGGACTTCCTGGAATGCCTGGAGAACCAG ATGATATTCTACCAGAAGGCTTTGTA ggagaaaaaggagaCATGGGCTATGAAGGAATGAAAGGAGACCAGGGTGAACCTGGGTTGCCTGGCCCTCCAGGTCTTCCTGGGAGATCAGGCCTTGTG GGGCCAAAAGGTGAGTCCGTCATTGGCACCGTTGGTCATCCTGGAGCTCCTGGTGAACCAGGGGTTCTTGGCATTGGACGACCAGGCTCTCGGGGGCCCCCTGGCCCTGCCGGACCCCCTGGACCACCCCCTGTCTATGGTTCAG CTGTGAGTATTCCCGGCCCACCTGGGCCTCCCGGTCCTCCTGGGATTACTGGCTATGAAAACCCG gtgtccacatacaggaACACCAACAGTTTGATAAGGGAGAGCCACCGTGCTGCAGAGGGCTCGATGGCATATGTCTCAGACAAGGGAGAACTCTACGTTAGAACTAGAGATGGCTGGCGCAAGGTTCAG CTTGGTGAGCTCATCCTCGTCCCAGCAGAGAGCCCATCCTCTGCAGTGTCCCAGGCCCTGAGCAGACCAGGAGATCGCACCATACCCCACAGGCCACACAGCCAG GAACTAGTTGGAACTAGCTACGTGCCCAACTATAATGTCCTACCTCATACAGTACACTCAGTACCAGCG CTGCACCTGGTGGCCCTGAATGCTCCGTTCTCTGGGGACATGCGTGGCATCCGGGGAGCAGACTTCCAGTGCTACCAGCAGGCCCGAGCCATGGGTCTCACTGCCACCTACAGAGCCTTCTTGTCCTCACACCTCCAGGACCTGGCCACCATCGTCAAGAAGGGAGACCGCTACAACATGCCCGTCATCAACCTCAAG GGAGAGGTGATCTATAGCAGCTGGATGAACATATTCTCTGGGAACGGAGGCGTGTTTGACCCATCCATCCCCATCTACTCCTTTGAAGGACGGAACGTCATGACGGACCCTACTTG GCCTCAGAAGCTGGTGTGGCATGGCTCCAGTACGGTGGGCATCCGTATGACCACTAACTACTGTGAGGCGTGGCGGGCGGGTGACATGGCGGTGACGGGCCAGGCTTCGCTCCTCCAGACAGGCAGACTTCTGGGCCAACACACCCGCAGCTGCTCCAACCATTTCATAGTGCTGTGTATCGAGAACAGCTACATTGACCACAGGAGGTCTAATTAA
- the LOC110530389 gene encoding collagen alpha-1(XV) chain isoform X1 produces the protein MALLRLYSLLLLMAPVHGQWWSAFLGRAQEMTTQPLTTIPTTTQVLWTTEGTEVGQVGTQTEVFTTAPVQSTPLQSIQEPAGDGTTEIKPKAKKISLKMWKSRDRGSTGHLDLTELIGVPLPPSVSFITGYEGFPAYGFGPDANIGRLTKTFMPDPFFRDFAIIVTIRPSSKQGGVLFAITDAQQKVVQLGLALTPVEDETQRIQLYYTEGGEESSHSQQVASFKLPDMRNKWTRFTLSVQDQEVRLYMDCDDFQAETFHRSSRQLSFEPSSGIFVGNAGGTGLEKFVGSIQQLVIKPDPRAAVEQCEEDDPYASGDGSGDDTLHDRETDDKLMNMERKKETAQPEDMLSVPVRAPPTESPELELDEYTVHLTPTNKAHQEMLLEGGEGPHQTEEPGERSGDGRPLSYGQKGERGEPGPMGPAGPRGPPGPSNPSEDRSGHGHLGPRGPQGPSGAPGVPGKDGQPGSKGEDGDPGQRGPYGFPGLAGEVGVKGDKGDTGVGLPGPPGPPGPLKSHSVPYGEDALGSGFGDLDDTEFIRGSPGPPGPPGQPGPPGPTRFFEASEGSFPGQPGSPGPPGRDGLVGKPGPPVIEDWFSGSGSGSAFGSEFGSGLFGSGLGSGEGPTGLDGDAGLTGPTGLKGEQGLAGPNGPMGVSGDPGLTGATGPMGPEGKTGDPGPRGLPGPPGPPGGGFFVEDVEGSGKNDMVLGTELKGPQGPPGLPGPAGPKGEDGKDGAPGLSVKGEPGASGPEGLQGLAGLPGARGLKGDKGDPGPKGECGPDGHNVPGPPGPPGPPGPIINLQELLLNNTEGMFNITEIRGPPGPMGPEGEPGRAGFPGPRGPKGDSGLPGFQGPPGMKGAKGEAGVTIAADGTVLTSVRGPRGPKGIKGERGFPGAYGVMGPIGPTGQKGEYGFPGRPGRPGMAGKKGDQGDAIGQPGLPGPPGPPGPPGPVTGLNGTVFPVRPRPFCKTPVNGSKGSSQGGRRRNGGAKGEKGDVGLPGMPGEPDDILPEGFVGEKGDMGYEGMKGDQGEPGLPGPPGLPGRSGLVGPKGESVIGTVGHPGAPGEPGVLGIGRPGSRGPPGPAGPPGPPPVYGSAVSIPGPPGPPGPPGITGYENPVSTYRNTNSLIRESHRAAEGSMAYVSDKGELYVRTRDGWRKVQLGELILVPAESPSSAVSQALSRPGDRTIPHRPHSQELVGTSYVPNYNVLPHTVHSVPALHLVALNAPFSGDMRGIRGADFQCYQQARAMGLTATYRAFLSSHLQDLATIVKKGDRYNMPVINLKGEVIYSSWMNIFSGNGGVFDPSIPIYSFEGRNVMTDPTWPQKLVWHGSSTVGIRMTTNYCEAWRAGDMAVTGQASLLQTGRLLGQHTRSCSNHFIVLCIENSYIDHRRSN, from the exons ATGGCTCTCCTGCGTCTTTACAGTCTGCTGCTGCTCATGGCTCCTGTTCATGGCCAGTGGTGGAGTGCTTTCCTGGGGAGAGCACAGGAGATGACCACACAGCCCCTCACCACCATCCCCACAACCACCCAGGTATTGTGGACCACAGAAGGGACAGAGGTGGGCCAGGTGGGGACTCAGACGGAGGTCTTCACCACTGCACCTGTTCAGAGTACCCCGCTACAGAGCATACAGGAGCCTGCTGGTGATGGAACCACAGAGATCAAGCCCAAGGCTAAGAAAATATCTCTGAAAATGTGGAAGAGTCGTG ACCGTGGCTCTACGGGACACCTAGACCTGACCGAGTTGATCGGAGTGccactccctccatctgtctccttcaTCACCGGCTATGAGGGCTTCCCGGCCTACGGCTTCGGGCCTGACGCCAACATCGGACGTCTCACCAAGACCTTCATGCCCGATCCTTTCTTCAGGGACTTTGCCATCATTGTCACCATCAGGCCCAGCAGCAAACAGGGAGGGGTGCTGTTCGCCATCACTGATGCCCAGCAGAAGGTGGTGCAGCTGGGGTTGGCACTGACGCCCGTGGAGGACGAGACCCAGAGGATTCAGCTGTACTACACCGAGGGGGGCGAGGAGTCCTCACACAGCCAACAGGTGGCGTCCTTCAAGTTGCCTGATATGAGGAATAAGTGGACGCGCTTCACTCTGTCGGTGCAGGACCAGGAGGTACGCCTCTATATGGACTGTGATGACTTCCAAGCAGAGACCTTCCACAGGAGCAGCCGCCAGCTCAGCTTTGAACCCAGCTCAGGCATCTTTGTGGGCAATGCTGGAGGAACTGGCCTGGAGAAGTTTGTG GGCTCTATCCAGCAGCTGGTGATCAAGCCGGACcccagggctgcagtggagcagtgTGAAGAGGATGATCCCTAT GCTTCTGGGGATGGGAGTGGGGATGACACGTTGCATGACCGTGAAACAGATGACAAGTTGATGAACATGGAACGAAAAAAGGAAACAGCACAG CCAGAGGACATGCTAAGCGTGCCAGTGCGAGCTCCACCCACAGAGTCTCCAGAGTTGGAGCTAGATGAGTACACTGTTCACCTGACCCCCACAAACAAAGCACATCAGGAGATGCTGCTCGAAGGTGGGGAAG GACCCCACCAAACAGAGGAGCCAGGGGAGAGGTCAGGGGAT GGCAGGCCTCTTAGCTACGGACAGAAAGGAGAGCGAGGAGAGCCTGGGCCTATGGGTCCTGCTGGCCCCCGTGGCCCCCCTGGCCCTTCCAATCCCTCTGAGGATAGGTCTGGACACGGCCACCTAGGACCAAGGGGCCCTCAGGGGCCTTCAGGGGCCCCTGGGGTGCCAGGGAAGGACGGACAGCCT GGAAGCAAGGGTGAAGATGGAGACCCA GGACAAAGAGGACCTTATGGATTCCCAGGGTTGGCAGGAGAGGTTGGAGTCAAAGGAGATAAG GGGGACACAGGAGTAGGCTTACCGGGGCCTCCAGGCCCTCCCGGACCACTCAAATCTCACAGTGTACCG TATGGAGAAGATGCACTCGGCTCTGGCTTTGGGGACCTTGACGATACAGAATTTATCAGA GGTTCCCCTGGTCCTCCCGGCCCTCCAGGTCAACCTGGCCCGCCTGGTCCCACCCGTTTCTTCGAAGCCTCCGAGGGCTCATTCCCTGGACAACCAGGTTCTCCAGGGCCACCTGGCAGAGACGGCCTTGTTGGGAAACCTGGACCACCG GTGATTGAGGATTGGTTTAGTGGTTCTGGTTCGGGCTCTGCATTTGGCTCTGAGTTTGGCTCAGGGTTGTTCGGCTCTGGGCTTGGGTCTGGCGAG GGTCCTACTGGTCTGGATGGGGATGCTGGGTTGACAGGGCCTACAGGTCTGAAG GGTGAACAAGGACTAGCTGGACCAAACGGACCAATG GGTGTATCAGGTGACCCAGGGCTGACAGGAGCTACAGGACCAATGGGACCAGAGGGGAAGACGGGCGACCCTGGACCTCGGGGGCTGCCTGGCCCCCCCGGACCCCCAGGAGGAGGATTTTTTGTCGAG GATGTGGAGGGGTCTGGGAAGAATGACATGGTCCTTGGCACAGAACTCAAAGGCCCTCAG GGACCTCCTGGTCTCCCTGGCCCTGCAGGACCAAAG GGTGAAGATGGGAAGGATGGGGCTCCTGGGTTGTCAGTGAAG GGTGAGCCTGGTGCTTCTGGACCTGAGGGACTCCAAGGGCTAGCTGGGTTACCAGGCGCCAGG GGATTGAAAGGAGACAAAGGTGATCCAGGACCAAAG GGGGAGTGTGGTCCTGATGGACACAATGTACCTGGTCCTCCTGGTCCTCCCGGCCCTCCAGGACCAATTATCAATCTGCAGGAG CTCCTCCTGAACAATACAGAGGGCATGTTTAACATCACTGAGATACGTGGGCCCCCTGGCCCAATG GGCCCTGAAGGCGAGCCTGGCAGAGCAGGATTCCCT GGCCCAAGAGGACCAAAGGGTGACAGTGGGCTTCCTGGTTTTCAAGGTCCACCAGGAATGAAG GGTGCGAAAGGGGAAGCTGGTGTCACTATCGCTGCCGATGGAACTGTGTTGACAAGTGTCAGGGGGCCTCGGGGACCAAAAGGAATCAAG GGTGAGCGTGGCTTCCCTGGAGCTTATGGTGTCATG GGACCAATTGGACCAACTGGACAAAAGGGAGAATACGGGTTCCCTGGTCGACCG GGGCGACCTGGAATGGCAGGGAAGAAGGGAGACCAGGGAGATGCCATTGGTCAACCA GGACTTCCTGGTCCTCCTGGCCCTCCCGGACCCCCAGGACCAGTAACAGGGCTCAATGGA ACAGTTTTTCCGGTCCGTCCCAGACCGTTCTGCAAAACACCA GTTAATGGCAGCAAAGGGTCGTCACAAG GTGGCAGGAGAAGAAACGGAGGTGCTAAAGGGGAAAAGGGAGATGTTGGACTTCCTGGAATGCCTGGAGAACCAG ATGATATTCTACCAGAAGGCTTTGTA ggagaaaaaggagaCATGGGCTATGAAGGAATGAAAGGAGACCAGGGTGAACCTGGGTTGCCTGGCCCTCCAGGTCTTCCTGGGAGATCAGGCCTTGTG GGGCCAAAAGGTGAGTCCGTCATTGGCACCGTTGGTCATCCTGGAGCTCCTGGTGAACCAGGGGTTCTTGGCATTGGACGACCAGGCTCTCGGGGGCCCCCTGGCCCTGCCGGACCCCCTGGACCACCCCCTGTCTATGGTTCAG CTGTGAGTATTCCCGGCCCACCTGGGCCTCCCGGTCCTCCTGGGATTACTGGCTATGAAAACCCG gtgtccacatacaggaACACCAACAGTTTGATAAGGGAGAGCCACCGTGCTGCAGAGGGCTCGATGGCATATGTCTCAGACAAGGGAGAACTCTACGTTAGAACTAGAGATGGCTGGCGCAAGGTTCAG CTTGGTGAGCTCATCCTCGTCCCAGCAGAGAGCCCATCCTCTGCAGTGTCCCAGGCCCTGAGCAGACCAGGAGATCGCACCATACCCCACAGGCCACACAGCCAG GAACTAGTTGGAACTAGCTACGTGCCCAACTATAATGTCCTACCTCATACAGTACACTCAGTACCAGCG CTGCACCTGGTGGCCCTGAATGCTCCGTTCTCTGGGGACATGCGTGGCATCCGGGGAGCAGACTTCCAGTGCTACCAGCAGGCCCGAGCCATGGGTCTCACTGCCACCTACAGAGCCTTCTTGTCCTCACACCTCCAGGACCTGGCCACCATCGTCAAGAAGGGAGACCGCTACAACATGCCCGTCATCAACCTCAAG GGAGAGGTGATCTATAGCAGCTGGATGAACATATTCTCTGGGAACGGAGGCGTGTTTGACCCATCCATCCCCATCTACTCCTTTGAAGGACGGAACGTCATGACGGACCCTACTTG GCCTCAGAAGCTGGTGTGGCATGGCTCCAGTACGGTGGGCATCCGTATGACCACTAACTACTGTGAGGCGTGGCGGGCGGGTGACATGGCGGTGACGGGCCAGGCTTCGCTCCTCCAGACAGGCAGACTTCTGGGCCAACACACCCGCAGCTGCTCCAACCATTTCATAGTGCTGTGTATCGAGAACAGCTACATTGACCACAGGAGGTCTAATTAA